A window of Corvus hawaiiensis isolate bCorHaw1 chromosome 17, bCorHaw1.pri.cur, whole genome shotgun sequence contains these coding sequences:
- the PTPN1 gene encoding tyrosine-protein phosphatase non-receptor type 1 — translation MEIEKEFQRLDQAASWAAIYQDIRHEASDFPCKVAKHPRNKNRNRYRDVSPFDHSRIKLNQGDNDYINASLIKMEEAQRSYILTQGPLPNTCGHFWEMVWEQKSRGVVMLNRVMEKGSIKCAQYWPRKEEKEMFFEDTNLKLTLISEDIKSYYTVRQLELENLTTQETREILHFHYTTWPDFGVPESPASFLNFLFKVRESGSLSPGHGPVVVHCSAGIGRSGTFCLVDTCLLLMDKRKDPSSVDVKQVLLEMRKYRMGLIQTADQLRFSYLAVIEGAKFIMGDASVQEQWKELSNEDLEPPPEHTPPPPRPPKRTSEMHNGRMHEHPELFPKHQAVEEEIRCSVSSVEEAVPDGRARSAVPLSTDSTSHDTEPRRRTVGENPRLSPHQEESVKENSEEEDENVVATWKPFLVNICMFTFLTAGAYLCYRVCFH, via the exons GACATCAGGCATGAAGCCAGTGATTTTCCGTGTAAAGTGGCCAAACAtcccagaaacaaaaacagaaatagGTACAGAGATGTCAGCCCCT TTGATCACAGTCGAATTAAGCTAAACCAAGGTGACAATGACTATATCAATGCTAGTTTGATAAAAATGGAAGAGGCCCAAAGGAGCTACATCCTTACCCAG GGACCTTTGCCAAATACTTGTGGTCACTTTTGGGAGATGGTTTGGGAACAGAAAAGCCGTGGTGTTGTCATGTTGAACAGAGTGATGGAAAAGGGATCT ATAAAGTGTGCACAGTACTGGCCAcggaaggaggagaaagaaatgttttttgaaGATACAAACTTGAAATTAACATTGATATCTGAAGATATAAAATCCTACTACACAGTACGACAGCTGGAATTGGAAAACCTGACC ACCCAGGAAACTCGGGAGATTCTGCACTTTCACTACACCACCTGGCCCGACTTTGGGGTCCCAGAGTCGCCGGCCTCGTTCCTGAATTTCCTGTTCAAGGTGCGGGAGTCGGGCTCGCTGAGCCCCGGGCACGGCCCGGTCGTGGTGCACTGCAGCGCTGGCATCGGGAGGTCGGGCACCTTCTGCCTGGTGGACACCTGTCTGCTGCTG ATGGACAAACGGAAAGATCCTTCTTCTGTGGACGTTAAGCAGGTTCTCTTGGAAATGAGGAAGTACAGGATGGGGCTCATCCAGACTGCAGATCAGCTCCGGTTCTCCTACTTAGCTGTTATTGAAGGGGCAAAATTCATCATGGGAGATGCTTCAGTGCAA GAGCAGTGGAAAGAGCTCTCCAATGAAGACCTGGAGCCACCCCCTGAACACACCCCCCCACCTCCCAGGCCCCCAAAGAGAACCTCAGAGATGCACAACGGGAGGATGCACGAGCACCCGGAGCTCTTCCCCAAGCACCAGGCAGTGGAGGAGGAGATCAGGTGCTCAGTGAGCAGCGTGGAGGAGGCGGTTCCGGATGGCAGAGCCCGATCAGCTGTGCCCCTGAGCACAGACAG CACTAGTCACGACACTGAACCCCGGAGGAGAACTGTTGGTGAGAACCCGCGGCTCTCGCCCCACCAGGAAGAGTCCGTGAAGGAAAACtcggaggaggaggatgagaacGTGGTGGCAACTTGGAAGCCCTTCCTAGTGAATATCTGCATGTTCActttcctcacagcaggagCTTATCTCTGCTACAGGGTGTGTTTCCATTGA